A single genomic interval of Myxocyprinus asiaticus isolate MX2 ecotype Aquarium Trade chromosome 19, UBuf_Myxa_2, whole genome shotgun sequence harbors:
- the lyrm2 gene encoding LYR motif-containing protein 2, translated as MAASRLPPAALSLKQFLQRQKVLGVYRNLLRIIHKIPDESDRRYMRDWAREEFKRNKSETNQDVIRMMITQAQNHLEDLRKSLSLAGC; from the exons ATGGCAGCGTCTAGATTACCTCCAGCGGCTCTGAGTCTCAAACAG TTTTTACAGAGGCAGAAGGTTCTGGGCGTGTACAGAAATTTGCTCCGAATCATCCACAAAATACCTGATGAGTCTGATCGCAGGTATATGAGAGACTGGGCCAGAGAAGAGTTCAAGAGGAACAAGAGCGAAACAAACCAG GATGTTATTCGTATGATGATCACTCAAGCTCAAAATCATCTGGAGGATTTGAGAAAATCTCTTTCACTGGCTGGATGCTAA